In Helianthus annuus cultivar XRQ/B chromosome 9, HanXRQr2.0-SUNRISE, whole genome shotgun sequence, the following are encoded in one genomic region:
- the LOC110877489 gene encoding probable carboxylesterase 18 — protein sequence MEKTTVKPSPPPSQPTLNLPWKTRLLLSIISTATDAACRKNGTVNRRLLNLVDFRAPPSSKSTNGVTSHDVVIDPIRNLWFRTYIPTNQTHSDLPVIVFFHGGGFVFLAPDVVAYDAVCRRFARKLPAVVVSVNYRLAPEHRYPAQHEDCFDVLKFLDDEENWLRSLKVNVDLRRCFLVGDSAGGNLAHHVTQRACEFKFRRLKVIGVVAIQPFFGGEDRTESEIRLEGTPIVSLKRTDWTWKAFLPQGEEFNRDHPIVNVSGPNAVDISKINFPPTMVVVAGFDALHDWQKRYYEWMKKSGKEVYLYEYPTMCHAFYIFPELPESRQLIDQVKEFVRSVSVQYGDVTMLGNNGQMG from the exons ATGGAAAAGACCACCGTAAAACcctcaccaccaccatcccaaCCAACCCTAAACCTACCGTGGAAAACACGCCTCCTTCTCTCCATCATCTCCACCGCCACCGACGCCGCCTGCCGGAAAAACGGCACCGTCAACCGCCGTCTCCTCAACCTCGTCGACTTCCGCGCTCCACCATCTTCTAAATCCACCAACGGCGTCACCTCACACGACGTCGTAATCGATCCAATTCGCAACCTCTGGTTCCGCACCTACATACCTACTAACCAGACACACTCCGATCTACCTGTCATCGTCTTCTTCCACGGCGGCGGTTTTGTTTTTCTGGCGCCGGATGTGGTTGCGTACGACGCCGTTTGCAGACGGTTTGCGAGGAAGTTGCCGGCGGTTGTGGTGTCGGTTAATTACCGGCTTGCGCCGGAGCATAGGTATCCGGCGCAACATGAAGATTGTTTTGATGTGTTGAAGTTTTTGGATGATGAAGAGAATTGGTTGAGATCGTTGAAGGTGAATGTGGATTTGAGAAGGTGCTTTCTTGTTGGCGATAGTGCTGGTGGGAATTTGGCTCATCATGTTACTCAACGAGCGTGTGAGTTCAAGTTCCGGCGACTTAAG GTGATCGGAGTAGTGGCAATACAACCATTCTTCGGCGGAGAGGACCGAACGGAATCGGAGATCAGACTTGAAGGAACACCGATCGTTTCGCTAAAGCGAACAGACTGGACGTGGAAGGCGTTTTTGCCACAAGGTGAAGAGTTCAACCGTGACCATCCGATCGTCAACGTCAGCGGCCCGAATGCAGTGGACATATCAAAAATCAATTTCCCACCGacaatggtggtggtggccggGTTTGATGCTCTACACGACTGGCAAAAGCGGTACTACGAGTGGATGAAGAAATCCGGCAAGGAGGTGTACTTGTATGAGTATCCGACGATGTGCCACGCGTTCTACATTTTCCCGGAGTTGCCGGAATCCCGACAACTTATTGACCAAGTGAAAGAGTTTGTTCGGTCGGTATCAGTTCAGTACGGTGATGTAACAATGTTGGGAAATAATGGACAAATGGGATAA